Within the Malus sylvestris chromosome 4, drMalSylv7.2, whole genome shotgun sequence genome, the region AGGTGAATGTGAAGCTGCGCCTAATTACTTAGGTATGATTTCGTTTGGAAATCCTAATACTTTTAAtaagctaatttttttttcaatgtcaACACGTCTTTGATCATGAGTTAGAGACTTAGccttatttaaattttaattcttcTATCAATTTGTACCAGTCTGCATATATGCCTTTTAATTTTGTCTTTAATTCgtagtgtgttttgatgcatGTCGTAGTCTTGCAGTACACAACCTTTCAATGCACCTTGGAGATCTCTTGGAATGACATCTGCACTATCATCAAATGCTAAAAATCCTTGGAGACCTTCTGGAATGGCCCCAATGCACAACATGCAAAATCAACGGATGAAAAAGCACAATACcttgcaaaaaaaaatgataaagcgaagggaattgattttgttttgtgaaaaactagattatttgtttattttgtagaAAACATTTTTAATGACTTTTTGTCATGAAGAACCACGATATATTGTGGAAGACATActtttgtctttgtttttttgttttgggttggATATATGCTTTTGTCATTAGTGTGCAAAATACATTATGGTATGAGAAatgatgaaattatttttttctttcgtgAATGGTTAATGTAAATTATCTCCCCTTTGTTTCAATTTGCTTTGTACACTGGAATCAGATGTCAACTCACAAGAGAAACAAGTGCATGTCATAACTCACCTAGAAAGAACACACATATACAGTATACCTAAGTCATGCTATATGTCCATGGAATAGGATGTAATTTGAATTGAGATGATGAATTTGACTCATCCACGTGATAGTCACATGAGTTTATTTAACGACACACTAACGGAAGTTTAGATTTGGACCTCAATTGCTAATAGGGCTTACCATGAGAGTTTAATTAATAACATTTTCACCACAAGGGTCACATTGAAAGTGCCGTATCACCACAGGGACCAAGAAAAAAATTTTGGCCTAAAAATAATTGTAAACATCAATAAACTTAATCTGAATCATGTACGACACAATCAAACTCTAAAGAACATAATGTTGAATTAAATCGTACCTATCTCTACTAGAATTATTACTCATTTTTGTACctgttgttttatttttcaattatttctttaattaaataaataaaacaataaatagTATAAAAGGGATAATCCGAGAAATCTTCCCAACCCAACTAACAATTAGTTGGATGGGCTGGATTGCCTAAACCCGAACCGAACCGGCCGGCCGGTCGCGCCCGTGAGAAGTAGGGAACCAACCAATAAGGAATACAAAGAAATGAAGCGCGGGAGGGAAATTGGACGGATGAGGAGATTGTCGTTAGTCGTCGTAACAAGAAAGTTTCCCAACAATTCTTCCCCCAACTCCACACTCCACCGCTCTTCCTTCATCTAACCATACGCTGTTATACCACCGCCgccgccaccgccaccaccaaATTTACAGACTCCGACAGAGTGAGCAGCTGAGCTCCAATTTCCAAACACAAAATTCATGATATGAACTCCTCCACCCCCGCTCACGCTCTCACCACTCACTCTCCACTCCACCGCTTCACCACCGCCGCTGTCGCCGCCCCATGTCAGTCCTCCTTCTCCTGCTCCATGCCCCGTCCCCCCAATCGCAACCGCAGAACTCGCCGCAATCGAAACACCACCcgccccaccaccaccaccactaccacctcCACCACCATTAAACCCTATTTCTACCCTCCTTCACCATCCAACCCTGATACTCTCCAAGCCACCTTCGACCTCGATTACATCTACCACACCTCCCACTCCACCCTCAACCAATTCCTCTCCGACTCCTCCGACGCCCTCCAAGACCTCCGCACTCTCGTCTCTGTCGACGCCGGTAATCGCGTCATCGTCTCCTGTCGCCCTTCCACGCTGCGTTTCGTCGGCAATTTGGTGATTATCACCTTCTCCGTCGTtttggggtttagggttttggttgccTTGGTCAGGTTAGGATTTAGGAGTCAGTCAGGGTATGGCAAGGAGGCGACGGTGGTGAGGCGGGATAGGAGTCTCGGGGGAAAAGAGGTTGTGGTAGGGAGAGTGGAGAAGGAGAGAGTTGATGCGAGGAAAAGAAAGAGTTTTGGGATTTTGGATAATCCGCTGTCAATGCCGAAGAGTAGGATGGTGGATGGTTTGGGGAGGATGTTAAAGAGTCAGGTTCGGTGGGCGAAGAAGCTGCCCAGCTGGTGGCCGAGCTCAGCGCCGCAGCAGAGTCCGGTGGTGGATAAGGAGTACTACCAGGGAGAAGCAGACAGATTGGTTAGAGGTCtgtttgtttcctttttcctttcatTTCTCACTTTTATATTTCTGACTTTCTACGGTACTGTTTGCATATAGATTCATGTCGAAATTAATTTGGTTTCGGTGGAGTGGCATATATAACTGCAGTTTACCAAAATCTTCAAGCTTTCATTACAGTTGCAAGTTAATATTTTCGAGTTGCTTAAATCCCACTTAAGGAGCTCATATTAACTTGATTTCATTTTGGGTTTTCCTTTTGTTGTAGGTAAAAGTTGCACACTTCTCATAGTTTCATAATGTTTTGATCACAATTTACATCCTAATTGCCAACTCATCCACTTGATTTCCAGTGATCACGGACAATAGAATGAGCGGAAAGGACATTGGAGAGGATGACATTATTCATGTCAGTGCTTTTGTGTATCTAGTTGATTTATGCCTTACTTTTATGAAATTTACAGTCTCATGATTGGTTGATAAATACATAGGTAGGTGCTTTAACATACATGTTTTTGTAGGTTCACACACTTCTTATATGTATACATCATGAGATTTTTATAGATTTCTATGTTGATGTAGCAGTAGCACTAATTCAGTTTAGGGCACTCTTTGTGAGGTTTCTGCTGATATGTTAGCCTAAAAAAGTGTAACATAACAATCTTGCTGTTAATAAGTTAATTGTTTGCAAGCATGTTTTACTCACATGGATACAATATTAAACTACTGTGCACCTAATGGAAGAGGAGACGTAGCTCTTGCACCATGTGAGAATGAATGTTTATATTATCTAAAGATTATGCAGAGTGTTATCTAAAGATTATGCAGAGTGTTACAATGTTTGTTACTATATTTGAAAGTTGTGGTTATTTTAGGATTTTTACGATATCAATGTTCATATGTGAGAACCTTGTTGATATGGGGAATTAAGAGGTCATGTTGGCATCAGTTTTATCATACGGCTTTCTTATTTGAACCTCTGAAACAGTTCTAGCAtacaatattttattaaattgactCTTAGATTTTACTTGCATTGTCTTTCACTattttggatctaacggaggacatgacacaaaaccgagcgcaatggcgttctaggattcatatagccgaccccacttagtgggaaaaggctttgttgttgttgttgttgttgtctttcACTATTTTGACCCTTGCAAGTTAAATTCCTTTTGTCTAAGTCTAACATATTGGCTAACCAAGGACATTTCACAGGTTTTAAAAGTTTCACCAAAATGGTATTCTCCCTATAtgtattgtatatatatatgtaggaTGATTTGAAAGAATCAATTTGTAGTGCATCAAGTGAAGGTAAAATAAGTACTAAATACGATTCTATAGGGTTCTCTCTTGAAATATTATGTTCtgaaattgttttgatgagcATGTTTGGTTCGATGTATTGTTTGTGAATTTCAATAGCTTGTTAAGTttatattttgagttttttatttaaCATGTGCTCTCTAATGGATTGTTCACTGCTGGTAAACAATCCTGTCTATAAAATCTGAATCATTACCACAATTTCTTTCTTGATGGTTTTATTACAATTTTATGCTGTGTTAACTGATAATTCATAATACATTGTATGTCCTTTGCCTGAGTGGGTGAGCAGTTACGTCAAATATGCAGGACATCTGGAGTACGGGTCTCCTTTGATACAACAAATACACGAGATTCGTTCTACCGTGTGTCTGTTGAATATGTCTTAAATGTTTGCAGCAGGTGTGATTCTCAGATGGAATGCTTGAACATTTCAGTAGTTTccaatatttttctttgtttcggCTACTTTGCTTTCTCCTGGTGGTATAACTTATCTGGTTATATGGCAGGGCCCCAAGTCATTCTACTTATCTTCAGATTGACGGAGAAGATGTTTGTCAATTCATTGCTGGGCTTGCTGGGAATATTGGGCTTGACAACATTCGTGCTGCAAGAATTATGTGTGCAGCAGTGGCTGCACGTACGCGCTCACGTTTTCTGCAGGCGTGGGTAATTTTTCTACTTTTGTTCCTTTGACCATGTTCGTGTCATAAGCTTGCAAGCAAACTGAAAAAGATGTGAAGTGTCTCTCGTTGCATTGACAGTTATTTTGACATCATATTCTCCAAAAGCCaaagttaaaaagaaaactCGTGCACAATATTTGGTGGAATATTCTGTGAGAATGTAGAAGGTTAAATCAGAAATGAATGCTTTAGGGAATTTTAGATTTCTTTTCTGTATCAATCTCAGGCAGGTTTAGACCCTCTACAAGACTTACCcattgaactttaattttgatttggaactaaaattagCATGCCATTAACTTATGCTGTAGAATCTCAATAATTCAGAACTTATAGAATCTAGTAatctaagaaaataaaaatacgaGGCCTCCAATTAAAAAGACATGAAGCCTCAGTTATTTAGCTAACATTTCTGAAAACAATTCATCACTTTGTCAGAAATGATTACTAACTAATTTTAGGCTTCAGCTTGTCTGTTTGGAGTCCTGATATTCttaatctttttatttattggatTCTACTAGTTCTGTATTCATGGGAGTTTTTCAGGCATATGTTACTTTAATGATGAATATTGAGTTTTGGACCTATATTTCGATGTTATCCGTTGTAAATTTTAGGTATATTCTTTTATGGATTTTTCTGGAAATATCCTTTTACCTTTCAGATAACACCTTCTCTACTCCACTTAATTTTTAAAGGTCTTTTCCCCAACTGTTTGATTGCAGGCATTGGTAATGCAAAGTAAACATGCAGAAGCACTAGTCGAACTGTCAAAGATATGCCTGCTTTTGCGGATATTCCCTCCCGAGGAGTCCTCTGTATGTGCATTTTTTATTCATAAATTAATATACCATATCTAGATATTTTCTTTACACTTCTTTATTATTTTGGGGATTtcgtcataatttttttattcataaaCTCTAAAAGCATCTATATTGTTtggttaatttttattttgtgctCGGCGCATGACCACCTAATGACAAATGGGTCATTCTCTATTCTTC harbors:
- the LOC126619253 gene encoding uncharacterized protein LOC126619253; the protein is MNSSTPAHALTTHSPLHRFTTAAVAAPCQSSFSCSMPRPPNRNRRTRRNRNTTRPTTTTTTTSTTIKPYFYPPSPSNPDTLQATFDLDYIYHTSHSTLNQFLSDSSDALQDLRTLVSVDAGNRVIVSCRPSTLRFVGNLVIITFSVVLGFRVLVALVRLGFRSQSGYGKEATVVRRDRSLGGKEVVVGRVEKERVDARKRKSFGILDNPLSMPKSRMVDGLGRMLKSQVRWAKKLPSWWPSSAPQQSPVVDKEYYQGEADRLVRVITDNRMSGKDIGEDDIIHLRQICRTSGVRVSFDTTNTRDSFYRVSVEYVLNVCSRAPSHSTYLQIDGEDVCQFIAGLAGNIGLDNIRAARIMCAAVAARTRSRFLQAWALVMQSKHAEALVELSKICLLLRIFPPEESSPEMEMVARGLEKHLKLDQREFLMSMLTGVCSEKSQRRAAEALGLNLDQQFLGLDGEIMDAV